The following DNA comes from Nocardia sp. NBC_01327.
GTCTCGTCGTCACTGGTTTGCGGGGCCACCCACTGCTGACGGGGGGCGGCCGGTTGCGGGGCACTGCGCTGCGGCGCTACCTGCTGCGGTGAGGGCTGCTGCGGTGCGACCTGCTGTTGCGGTTTCGGCCGATTCGGCACCGGCAGAACAGTCACCGGGTCCGGAACCCAATCGGACATACTCGCCGGCGGCGGGGTCTGCACCACCGCGGCCGGAGGCGAAGGCGCGGTACTCATGCCCGGTTGCCCGGTCCCGGGTGAGACCATGCCGGGCTGTCCGGGGGTCGCGGCCGCGACACCGGTCGCTACCGCCAGCAGTGCCGGCCAGGTGCCCAAGGCGATCAAAGTGCGGTGCTTGCGCGAGATGCTCATTGTTGTGTCCCTTCGATGCAACGGGTGACCTGCGCGAAACGCTTGGAGGGGCCCCAATTTCGGGGGCCGACGACACCGCCGAAGATCGGCACGGTCTGCATATCGAGGCGGCCGGGAGCCGGTGGTGTTGGTGTCACAGCACATTGGGCGTGGCGCAGCTGCGCACGGCAATATGCCGTATGCAACTGCGCCCGCGTATCAGTGGCAGCGAGGGCAAAGACCCTGCACACCAACGCAAATGGAGAAGTCACGCGAATGCGTGCGGCTTGTTGTGTGGCGGTCCCGCCCGTGCCGGGCCCCGAGGTTGGCCGGGCCGGACGGGACCGCCAGCACCCCCGTACCCGCGCAATGACGGGCCGGGTGACTGTGAGGTTGCTACGGAAATGGGGTGCGCGAATAGACATCAGGGCCCCCTTTCGGGGTGGTGGCAGGAGGATCCCGACGCGCGCACCGAAACAACCGGTACGGGGGGATCGAAATGAAGGAATGCGAGCCGGAAAGGTTCCGTGAACACCGGAGACCAGCTACACCTTCAGGGCTGCCACTACAGACCCTGGACCACTCAGTTCAAGCAATTTCAGCGTTGCTGATGTGTTGCCATCTGCTGAGCTGACTTGAGAGTAAACCTCACATACCGCCCCACACAACAGGTCGAAAGGTTTGTTTTTCTGTTCCCCACGTCAACACACGAAAAAAGACCGGGACGCACGGTGCGTCCCGGCCTGAAAAACGAGGGCTGTCGAAACTCGCGCGCCGCCAAGACTTTTGACGGCATCCAAGCAGGTGGGGTCAGGCTTTGCTGATGCGTACCACGTGCAGATTCGCCCCGACTTCCCCGGGATAACGCCGGGAGATCAGCGTGACCGGCTGCCACCCGGACTCGTTGTGCGCCCGGATCCGGCACGCGGTGGTGCGTTCCTCATCGGGTCCCAGGTCCTGGAAGCTGGCGCGGATCGTGTCCCAGTCCTCGGGGTGGAAGACCTGGGTGTCCCCGTTTTCTCTTTCCCAGTCGATCCACGTCGGGGTTTTGCCGATCCATTCGGCGATCACCGGCCGGGCGACACTTTCCGTGGAGGCCAGCAGCGCCGCCGCCGGTCCGTCAGCGGGCCGGTCCGCGGTCAAGCCTAGGGCCTCGAGGGGGCTGATCGCCGGAGCCTGAAAATCGGTGATATCCAAATTCAACCCGCGCATCCCGGTGTGCTGCTCGTCTTTTCGGCCGCGCCCGGCCGCCTGCCACTGCATGAGATGTCCGTCATTGTGCAACACGGTGAACAGCTGGTCGTGGATGGCGTGCGGATCCGGGGTGACCCCCATGGTCACCAACTCGTCGATCGAGTCGTACCGCACGACCCGCCGGAACATCTCCGCCGGCGACAAGGTGCCCGGGTGCGGGGCGATATCGCCGGGCAGATTCGACATCGCCCAGGACTGCTCGGTCAGCTGCGCGGCGAGAGTGTCGAGATGAAAACACATCGCCGCCGCCGGCCGATGCTCGGTGGGTTCGTCGTCAAGGCCGCCGAGCCACAGGTGCAGCCCGTACACATCACCGGTCGG
Coding sequences within:
- a CDS encoding GAF domain-containing protein, which produces MTIINKDGAPREWTSLRSLHRHESVDLDELLEEVRRSDSGAVVDRVVRARDGRERCVRVVPVLGPTGDVYGLHLWLGGLDDEPTEHRPAAAMCFHLDTLAAQLTEQSWAMSNLPGDIAPHPGTLSPAEMFRRVVRYDSIDELVTMGVTPDPHAIHDQLFTVLHNDGHLMQWQAAGRGRKDEQHTGMRGLNLDITDFQAPAISPLEALGLTADRPADGPAAALLASTESVARPVIAEWIGKTPTWIDWERENGDTQVFHPEDWDTIRASFQDLGPDEERTTACRIRAHNESGWQPVTLISRRYPGEVGANLHVVRISKA